The proteins below are encoded in one region of Lactuca sativa cultivar Salinas chromosome 3, Lsat_Salinas_v11, whole genome shotgun sequence:
- the LOC111887902 gene encoding 1-aminocyclopropane-1-carboxylate oxidase homolog 1, whose product MEEVKDALGSWGFFQIVNHGIPVDVLEDMKKGVLGFFEQDSEVRKQWYTRDRSANRVVYNSNFDLYSAPVTNWRDSFVCRMYPNPPQPEELPPPCRDILLEYSSQVMKLGCSILELMSEALGLEPNHLWDMGCATQLQVTSHYYPPCPQPELTMGITEHTDAGFITILQQDQIGGLKVLYKDQWTHVHPIQGALVVNAGDLLQLITNDKFVSAQHKVVANKVGPRISVASFFLTDLMTQNPKVLEPIKELLSEDNPAKYRSTTGKEFLDYFYKKGLDATPALTYFKI is encoded by the exons ATGGAAGAAGTGAAGGATGCGTTGGGCAGTTGGGGGTTCTTTCAGATAGTGAACCATGGAATTCCGGTTGACGTGTTGGAGGATATGAAAAaaggagttttagggttttttgagCAGGATAGTGAGGTGAGGAAGCAGTGGTACACAAGGGATCGCTCTGCGAATAGGGTGGTGTATAACAGCAACTTTGACTTGTACTCTGCACCGGTGACTAACTGGCGAGACTCTTTCGTGTGCCGCATGTATCCGAATCCTCCTCAACCAGAAGAGTTGCCACCGCCTTGCAG AGATATTTTGTTGGAGTACTCGAGCCAAGTAATGAAACTCGGATGTTCTATATTGGAACTGATGTCCGAGGCTCTAGGGCTCGAACCTAATCACCTTTGGGACATGGGATGTGCTACACAACTTCAAGTAACAAGCCATTACTATCCTCCTTGTCCACAACCTGAGTTAACAATGGGCATAACCGAACATACTGATGCTGGTTTCATTACGATTCTTCAACAAGATCAGATTGGTGGTCTCAAGGTCCTTTACAAGGACCAATGGACCCATGTTCATCCTATACAAGGAGCTCTTGTTGTAAATGCGGGAGATCTTTTACAG CTAATTACAAACGACAAGTTTGTTAGCGCACAACACAAAGTAGTGGCAAACAAGGTAGGTCCACGAATATCGGTGGCTTCATTTTTTTTGACAGACCTGATGACTCAAAACCCTAAGGTATTAGAACCGATTAAAGAGTTGCTTTCTGAGGATAATCCAGCCAAGTATAGAAGCACGACCggaaaagaatttttggattacTTCTACAAAAAAGGACTTGATGCAACACCTGCTCTTACGTATTTCAAGATATAG